From Candidatus Sphingomonas colombiensis, one genomic window encodes:
- the thiE gene encoding thiamine phosphate synthase: MDEEDPLGPLDPDFAAAFVRDLRRPPCQLYLISPLDVSGGFGDRLARALDAGDVAAFQYRVKGVDQHEAARLAEPLQRICADRECAFIVNDSISLAKRLGADGVHLGQEDGDPREARTVLGPNVQIGVTCHDSRHLAMEAGEAGADYVAFGAFYPTSTKEVRHHPEPVILSWWSALFELPCVAIGGITPANAPPLVAAGADFLAVSNAVWGGDEAAAVRAFTEVLAQR; this comes from the coding sequence ATGGACGAAGAAGATCCGCTTGGCCCGCTCGACCCCGATTTTGCCGCTGCATTCGTGCGCGATCTTCGGCGACCGCCCTGCCAGCTCTACCTGATTTCCCCGCTCGACGTGTCGGGTGGGTTCGGCGATCGCCTTGCCCGTGCGCTCGACGCCGGGGATGTCGCCGCCTTTCAGTATCGCGTGAAGGGCGTGGATCAGCACGAGGCGGCGCGTCTCGCCGAGCCGCTTCAGCGCATCTGCGCCGATCGCGAATGCGCCTTCATCGTCAATGATTCGATCAGCCTCGCCAAGCGGCTCGGCGCGGACGGCGTGCATCTCGGGCAGGAGGATGGCGATCCGCGAGAGGCGCGCACTGTGCTCGGCCCCAATGTGCAGATCGGCGTGACCTGTCACGACAGCCGCCATCTCGCGATGGAGGCCGGTGAGGCGGGGGCGGATTATGTCGCGTTCGGCGCTTTCTATCCCACCTCCACTAAAGAGGTGCGGCATCATCCCGAGCCGGTGATCCTGTCATGGTGGTCCGCGCTGTTCGAGCTGCCCTGTGTCGCGATCGGCGGCATCACCCCGGCGAACGCCCCCCCGCTCGTTGCGGCGGGCGCGGATTTCCTCGCGGTGAGCAATGCCGTGTGGGGTGGGGACGAGGCGGCGGCGGTGCGCGCCTTCACCGAGGTGCTGGCGCAGCGCTGA
- a CDS encoding STAS/SEC14 domain-containing protein translates to MLVIEVADDGLVELVVDGTITRADFDKVVTTLEGEFGTHGKVNIVEVVRKFGGIAPHLWWQDVKWSFGHLDRFGRCAMVTDSGWIGPVARVVAAMLPIELKTFGMSELEAARAWARGTA, encoded by the coding sequence ATGCTGGTGATCGAAGTCGCCGACGACGGACTGGTCGAACTGGTGGTGGACGGCACCATCACCCGCGCTGATTTCGATAAGGTGGTGACGACGCTGGAAGGCGAGTTCGGCACGCACGGCAAGGTCAATATCGTCGAGGTGGTCCGCAAGTTCGGCGGGATCGCGCCGCATCTGTGGTGGCAGGACGTGAAGTGGAGCTTCGGCCATCTCGATCGTTTCGGGCGTTGCGCGATGGTGACGGATTCGGGCTGGATCGGCCCGGTCGCCCGGGTGGTGGCGGCGATGCTGCCGATCGAGTTGAAAACATTCGGAATGAGCGAGCTGGAGGCGGCGAGGGCCTGGGCCAGAGGGACGGCCTGA
- a CDS encoding DsbA family oxidoreductase translates to MTRTMTFDVISDVVCPWCVIGLLGLEQALDATGDVVTPVIRLQPFELNPHMPPGGQDIAEHLREKYGAQAGGGGEVRERIRTMAAGLGFEMAQRPGGRIYNTFDAHRLIDHAQREGRGLSLAHALFRLYFTDGRDPGDPAVLAEAARTAGLDEAAARAVIESGVYAADVRAAEQEWRQNGVTSVPTIIVDERYIIQGAQEPAAYERAIRRIAAEN, encoded by the coding sequence ATGACCCGCACGATGACCTTCGACGTGATTTCGGACGTGGTGTGCCCATGGTGCGTGATCGGCCTGCTCGGCCTGGAGCAGGCCCTTGATGCCACCGGCGATGTGGTGACGCCGGTAATCCGTCTCCAGCCGTTCGAGCTTAATCCGCATATGCCGCCGGGCGGTCAGGATATCGCCGAGCATCTGCGCGAGAAATATGGCGCGCAGGCGGGCGGCGGCGGGGAAGTGCGCGAACGCATTCGCACCATGGCGGCGGGGCTGGGTTTCGAGATGGCGCAGCGGCCTGGCGGACGCATCTATAATACGTTCGACGCGCATCGCCTGATCGATCATGCCCAGCGTGAGGGGCGGGGGCTGTCGCTCGCTCATGCATTGTTCCGGCTCTATTTCACCGACGGGCGCGATCCCGGCGATCCGGCGGTGCTGGCCGAGGCCGCGCGCACGGCGGGACTGGACGAGGCGGCCGCCCGCGCGGTGATCGAAAGCGGCGTTTATGCCGCCGACGTGCGCGCCGCCGAACAGGAATGGCGACAGAATGGCGTCACCTCGGTGCCAACCATCATCGTCGACGAGCGTTATATCATTCAGGGCGCGCAGGAACCGGCCGCCTATGAGCGCGCGATCCGGCGCATCGCGGCGGAGAATTGA
- a CDS encoding DUF488 domain-containing protein — protein sequence MTTAYTIGYEATTMAEFLAALQAAGVRRVIDVRALPLSRRPGFSKSPLGGELATHGIEYIHLKALGTPKRGRDAAKKGDVATLREVYDAQLALPEAQAAAAQMRALVEDAPSALLCFERDPCHCHRTLLLAAEGQGFDVVHLMPGATQ from the coding sequence ATGACGACCGCTTACACCATCGGTTATGAAGCCACGACGATGGCGGAGTTCCTCGCCGCGCTTCAGGCGGCGGGGGTGCGCCGGGTGATCGACGTGCGCGCGCTGCCGCTGTCGCGCCGGCCGGGCTTTTCCAAGTCACCGCTTGGCGGAGAGCTTGCGACTCACGGCATCGAATACATTCATCTGAAGGCGCTCGGCACCCCGAAACGCGGGCGCGACGCGGCGAAGAAGGGCGACGTCGCGACTCTGCGCGAGGTATATGACGCGCAACTCGCGCTGCCCGAGGCGCAGGCCGCCGCCGCGCAGATGCGCGCGCTGGTGGAGGATGCGCCGTCGGCGTTGCTCTGTTTCGAGCGTGATCCATGCCATTGCCACCGCACGCTGTTGCTCGCCGCCGAGGGGCAGGGTTTCGATGTGGTCCATCTCATGCCCGGAGCAACGCAATGA
- a CDS encoding lysoplasmalogenase family protein — translation MARGVSAAWPGSPAAGARAILRYNIAMGIGFVAALVAGASFMIAVLAGWSGPAIVVWKGAGAALLALWAARRAGGIDGWLIAAVLALGAAGDVLLEIAGLEVGALAFLAGHIVAVALYRRNGAPWAFVAIGAIAVAGAAWLILPGVGVAAYALGLGAMAGGASGSRFPRHIVALGAWLFVLSDLLIFAGAGGLANSNLPHFLIWPTYFGGQALIAWGVVTNLAGKRYDDRLHHRL, via the coding sequence ATGGCGCGAGGCGTTAGCGCCGCTTGGCCCGGATCGCCAGCCGCTGGCGCGCGCGCGATCCTGCGTTACAACATCGCCATGGGGATAGGATTCGTCGCGGCGCTCGTCGCCGGAGCAAGCTTCATGATCGCCGTGCTCGCCGGGTGGAGCGGGCCTGCGATCGTGGTTTGGAAGGGGGCGGGCGCCGCGCTTCTCGCGCTGTGGGCGGCGCGACGGGCGGGCGGCATCGACGGATGGCTGATCGCCGCAGTGCTCGCGCTTGGTGCTGCGGGCGATGTGTTGCTGGAGATTGCGGGACTGGAGGTTGGTGCGCTTGCCTTCCTCGCCGGACATATCGTCGCGGTGGCGCTCTATCGACGCAATGGCGCGCCCTGGGCGTTTGTCGCTATCGGGGCCATCGCCGTGGCGGGCGCGGCGTGGCTGATCCTGCCGGGTGTCGGCGTTGCTGCTTATGCGCTGGGCCTTGGTGCGATGGCGGGCGGGGCGAGCGGATCGCGTTTTCCGCGCCATATCGTCGCGCTGGGCGCGTGGTTGTTCGTCCTGTCCGATTTGCTGATCTTCGCGGGCGCCGGGGGGCTGGCGAACAGCAATTTGCCGCATTTCCTGATCTGGCCGACCTATTTCGGGGGACAGGCGTTGATCGCCTGGGGCGTAGTCACGAACTTGGCCGGGAAACGATATGACGACCGCTTACACCATCGGTTATGA
- the trmFO gene encoding methylenetetrahydrofolate--tRNA-(uracil(54)-C(5))-methyltransferase (FADH(2)-oxidizing) TrmFO has product MTHDIHIIGGGLAGSEAAWQLAEAGIRVRLSEMRGGGDMTPAHQSDALAELVCSNSFRSDDAESNAVGLLHQEMRALGSLVMREGDAHRVPAGSALAVDRDGFAAGVTAALVAHPNITIVRERVDTLPDGPAIIATGPLTAPSLADAIGAETGKDSLAFFDAIAPIVHRDSIDMDVAWFQSRWDKGDGKDYINCPLDKQQYETFVAALIAGEKTEYRGWENVPYFEGCMPIEVMAERGPETLRFGPMKPVGLDDPRTGRWPHAVVQLRQDNASGTLWNIVGFQTKLKHAEQVRLFRTIPGLENAEFARLGGLHRNTFLRSPELLDGELRLKSRPNIRFAGQVTGCEGYIESASIGLLAGRFAAAELAARALQTPPVETALGALLHHITGAAVAETYQPMNVNFGLFPPIEGRTKKADRKRLYTDRARTALAGWVA; this is encoded by the coding sequence ATGACCCACGACATTCATATCATCGGCGGCGGCCTCGCCGGATCGGAAGCCGCATGGCAGCTCGCCGAAGCCGGCATCCGCGTTCGCCTGTCCGAAATGCGCGGCGGCGGCGACATGACGCCGGCACACCAGAGCGACGCGCTCGCCGAACTCGTCTGCTCGAACAGCTTCCGCTCCGACGACGCGGAAAGCAACGCGGTCGGCCTGCTGCATCAGGAGATGCGCGCGCTTGGCTCGCTCGTCATGCGCGAGGGCGATGCGCATCGCGTGCCCGCCGGATCGGCGCTGGCAGTGGATCGCGATGGTTTCGCCGCGGGCGTAACGGCGGCGCTGGTCGCGCATCCGAACATCACGATCGTCCGCGAACGCGTCGACACGCTGCCCGACGGCCCCGCGATCATCGCCACCGGACCGCTCACCGCGCCATCGCTTGCCGATGCGATCGGCGCGGAGACGGGCAAGGACTCGCTCGCTTTCTTCGACGCGATCGCCCCAATCGTTCACCGCGACTCGATCGATATGGACGTGGCGTGGTTCCAGAGCCGCTGGGACAAGGGCGACGGCAAGGATTACATCAACTGCCCGCTCGACAAGCAGCAATATGAAACCTTCGTCGCCGCGCTGATCGCGGGCGAAAAGACCGAATATCGCGGCTGGGAAAACGTGCCCTATTTCGAAGGCTGCATGCCGATCGAGGTGATGGCGGAGCGCGGGCCGGAAACATTGCGCTTCGGCCCGATGAAGCCCGTCGGGCTCGACGATCCGCGCACCGGGCGCTGGCCGCATGCCGTGGTGCAGCTGCGACAGGACAATGCCAGCGGCACCCTGTGGAACATCGTCGGCTTTCAGACCAAGCTGAAGCACGCCGAGCAGGTGCGCCTGTTCCGCACCATTCCGGGGCTGGAGAATGCGGAATTCGCGCGGCTCGGCGGCCTGCATCGCAACACTTTCCTGCGCTCGCCGGAATTGCTCGATGGCGAGCTGCGGCTGAAATCGCGTCCGAACATCCGCTTCGCCGGGCAGGTGACCGGTTGCGAGGGCTATATTGAGAGCGCCAGCATCGGGCTCCTCGCCGGGCGCTTCGCCGCCGCCGAGCTGGCTGCGCGCGCGCTACAGACGCCGCCGGTGGAAACCGCGCTCGGCGCGCTGCTTCACCACATCACCGGCGCGGCGGTGGCCGAGACGTATCAGCCGATGAACGTCAATTTCGGGCTGTTCCCGCCGATCGAGGGCCGCACCAAGAAGGCCGATCGCAAACGGCTCTACACCGATCGCGCGCGCACCGCGCTCGCGGGCTGGGTCGCCTAG
- a CDS encoding EF-hand domain-containing protein, whose amino-acid sequence MWRYAVGGIAALLMVAAGWVLFHGDAARDPMLPPPPAPAQALASDEALPEVPEATARTREQKRFDRYDKDRDGRVTREEYLASRRKAFAKLDTNGDGKLSFDEWAVKTITKFADADHDRSGALDRAEFATTAPKRRPKPKCVCAPAPAAAED is encoded by the coding sequence ATGTGGCGTTATGCGGTTGGCGGCATTGCCGCGCTTTTGATGGTCGCGGCGGGTTGGGTGCTGTTCCATGGGGATGCGGCGCGGGATCCGATGCTTCCACCGCCGCCCGCGCCGGCGCAGGCGCTCGCCAGCGATGAGGCGTTGCCAGAAGTGCCCGAAGCGACCGCTCGCACCCGTGAGCAGAAGCGTTTCGACCGATATGACAAGGATCGCGACGGGCGCGTCACGCGTGAAGAATATCTCGCATCCCGGCGCAAGGCATTCGCCAAGCTCGACACCAATGGCGACGGCAAGCTTTCGTTCGACGAATGGGCGGTGAAGACGATCACCAAATTCGCCGACGCCGATCACGATCGCTCCGGTGCATTGGACCGCGCCGAATTCGCCACGACCGCCCCGAAACGGCGCCCGAAGCCGAAGTGCGTCTGCGCCCCGGCTCCGGCTGCTGCGGAGGACTAA
- a CDS encoding pilus assembly protein — MASWAHQIKRRTIGRRSLRAIVSDRRGATIIEFAAVAAPLIALLIAILQTALVFFSQQALETSAERTARQLITGAAQSGGMTQTAFKTAACGNLPAFMQCANMMIDVQNASSFASVNVSAPVLTYDSNGNVTNTWGFAPGGAGSIIVMRTMYRLPVVSGPLGFNLSNMTGSQRLLIATSVFKTEPYGSGT; from the coding sequence ATGGCGTCCTGGGCGCATCAGATAAAGCGACGCACGATCGGTCGACGCTCGTTGCGCGCGATCGTCAGCGATCGACGCGGGGCGACGATCATCGAATTTGCCGCCGTTGCTGCGCCGCTCATCGCCTTGCTCATCGCGATTCTGCAAACGGCACTGGTGTTCTTTTCGCAGCAAGCGCTGGAAACCAGCGCTGAGCGAACCGCACGCCAGCTGATCACCGGTGCGGCCCAAAGCGGCGGCATGACCCAGACGGCATTCAAGACGGCCGCCTGCGGCAACCTGCCCGCGTTCATGCAATGCGCCAACATGATGATCGACGTGCAGAACGCCTCCAGCTTCGCGTCCGTCAACGTCTCCGCGCCCGTGCTCACTTATGACAGCAATGGCAACGTCACCAACACCTGGGGTTTCGCCCCCGGCGGCGCGGGCAGCATCATCGTCATGCGTACGATGTATCGACTGCCCGTGGTGAGCGGCCCGCTGGGCTTTAACCTGTCGAACATGACCGGCAGCCAGCGGCTGCTGATCGCCACATCGGTGTTCAAGACCGAACCTTACGGAAGCGGCACGTGA
- a CDS encoding pilus assembly protein, which yields MNSLIRTMIARLRGDRRGLGAVEFALIAPFLILLYLGGYQLMDATSAYRKVTTTTRTLADVTSQFTSVQSADLDNIMGAAASVMTPYPASNATTRISEIAISAAGMPSVVWSRANTGPLLKTTDLYTSTLPNSVVPLQLRVPGTNLIYAEVTYAYSPVAGGQLIGPMSFRDQIFMNPRRSTDIPCTGC from the coding sequence GTGAACAGCTTGATCCGCACGATGATAGCCCGGCTGCGCGGTGATCGACGCGGCCTTGGTGCCGTGGAATTCGCGCTGATCGCGCCGTTCCTGATCCTGCTCTATCTGGGCGGATATCAGCTGATGGACGCGACCTCCGCCTATCGCAAGGTGACCACCACCACGCGCACGCTGGCGGACGTTACCTCGCAGTTCACGTCCGTGCAGTCGGCCGATCTCGACAATATCATGGGGGCGGCGGCGTCGGTTATGACGCCATATCCCGCGAGCAATGCGACAACGCGCATCTCCGAAATCGCGATCAGCGCCGCGGGGATGCCCAGCGTCGTGTGGAGCCGGGCGAACACCGGGCCGCTGCTTAAAACCACCGATCTCTATACGTCGACATTGCCGAACAGCGTGGTGCCGCTCCAGCTCCGCGTGCCGGGCACGAACCTGATCTATGCCGAGGTGACTTACGCCTATTCCCCGGTAGCCGGGGGGCAGTTGATCGGGCCGATGAGTTTCCGGGATCAGATTTTCATGAATCCGCGTCGTTCAACCGATATTCCTTGCACGGGCTGCTGA
- a CDS encoding pilus assembly protein TadG-related protein, with translation MLILFGFAIIPMAFATGMGIDYARAAKLRTKMNALADAAALAGVTQTMMSLDDATATLTARNMFNTQAALLTGVTYDPSTLVVTVTHPTGAGSRTMTVSYSALSQNSFGGILGSPTIAIGGTSTSNNVVAPNIDFYMLLDTSPSMLLPATSAGLSAMISATSGAVSGGCAFACHQSNLTYNSSSNTELVCDSSKKNCKDFYTVAVNNGIVLRTDLLHNAVSNLTDLATSMSSSNKAKYRMGLFSFDKTFKQLWPSVVVAPNVDANLSTVKLHVTDAQVITYCQNNYYQCGTNDNDTATNFTGAFTGIQAAMPTTPGNGTNYNNDTPQAVMFLITDGMWDEKRPSGKPEGPISTTACTAIKARGIRIAVLYTEYLPGSVGTDSWSITNVKTPYLSPTDKISPPLQQCASPGLYTKVTTDSDISTALAQLFQAAVATARLTN, from the coding sequence GTGCTGATTCTGTTCGGCTTCGCGATCATTCCGATGGCCTTCGCCACGGGGATGGGCATCGACTATGCGCGCGCGGCAAAGTTGAGGACCAAGATGAACGCGCTGGCCGACGCGGCGGCGCTGGCCGGCGTCACCCAGACCATGATGAGCCTGGACGACGCCACCGCCACCCTCACCGCCCGCAACATGTTCAATACGCAAGCGGCCCTGCTCACGGGCGTAACCTATGATCCGTCAACGCTGGTCGTCACCGTCACGCACCCGACAGGCGCGGGCTCGCGCACGATGACGGTGAGCTATTCGGCACTGTCGCAAAATTCGTTCGGCGGCATCCTTGGCTCCCCGACGATCGCGATCGGCGGAACATCGACATCGAACAACGTTGTCGCGCCGAACATCGATTTCTACATGCTGCTCGACACCTCGCCCTCGATGCTGCTGCCGGCGACCAGCGCGGGGCTTTCGGCGATGATCAGCGCAACGAGCGGAGCGGTAAGCGGCGGATGCGCTTTCGCCTGCCACCAATCCAATCTAACGTATAACAGCTCCAGCAACACCGAGCTGGTATGCGATTCAAGCAAGAAAAATTGCAAAGATTTCTATACTGTTGCGGTGAATAACGGAATCGTTCTTCGGACCGACCTGCTTCACAATGCGGTGTCGAATCTTACAGATCTCGCCACCAGCATGTCGTCCAGCAACAAGGCAAAATATCGAATGGGCCTGTTCTCATTCGACAAGACATTCAAGCAACTATGGCCATCGGTTGTCGTTGCACCGAACGTCGACGCCAACCTTTCGACGGTGAAACTGCACGTCACGGATGCGCAGGTTATCACCTATTGCCAGAACAATTATTATCAGTGCGGGACGAACGACAACGATACCGCTACCAATTTCACCGGAGCTTTCACCGGCATCCAGGCAGCAATGCCGACGACCCCCGGGAACGGGACGAACTATAACAACGATACGCCACAGGCGGTGATGTTCCTGATCACGGATGGAATGTGGGACGAAAAGCGCCCGAGCGGGAAGCCGGAAGGCCCGATCTCGACGACGGCGTGCACGGCGATCAAAGCGCGCGGCATTCGCATCGCGGTGCTCTACACCGAATATCTGCCGGGATCGGTGGGCACCGACTCCTGGTCGATCACCAATGTGAAGACCCCGTATCTCTCGCCGACCGACAAGATCAGCCCGCCGCTCCAGCAATGCGCCTCGCCGGGCCTTTATACCAAGGTGACGACCGACAGCGATATTTCGACCGCGCTGGCACAATTGT